The Oscillatoria salina IIICB1 genomic interval CCCGATTCGATTGATTACCCCGAACCGTAGGGGCAATCCCCCCGTGGTTGCCCCGATTCGATTGATTGCCCAAATTGGCGATCGCCTCATCACCCCGATTCAATTGATTGCCCCAATTCGATGCCGGGGTAGGCACGGGGGCGCTACCCCTACAGGCGTGGTTTCCCGTTAAAATAATAATCCCGTGAATGTGGTCGGGCATAACCACAAACGCATCAAGCTCAACCCCTGGATAATGTTCAGGAATTTCATTCCATACAGTTTGTACCATTTCACCCGCTTCACTAGGGTAAAAAGTAGGGGCAATCCCCCCGCGATTGCCCCGATTCGATGCCGGGGTAGGGGCAATCCCCCCGCGATCGCCCCGATTCGATGCCGGGGTATTCTCAATTTTCCCCAATAATGGCAATCGTTGATTCACGCAAATAGTGACAAAGTATGCACCTGGTTGGGAATAATCGTATCCTTTTAAACGGATGGAACGGCGTTTGTGGAGATGGGGATCGTAATTCATAGCATTAGTTATGGCATTAGTTTAATCAATCATTGTCTCAATCGGGGGAAGGCGATCGCCTTCCCCTAGAAACCTAGCGCGTCATCTACCTAGAAATTAATGTAATTTCGTGGATTGCGGTTATCTGTTTTCCAACGAAATGGATAGACACGAGTCTCAAAATGTAAGTGAGGACCAGTTGAATATCCAGTGCTACCTACATTTCCAATTTTCTGACCACCAGAGACGGTCTGACCCTTATGAACATCAATACTAGAAAGGTGAGCGTAAATAGTTTGAAAATCATTTCCATGATTGATTCGCACAAAATTTCCCCATCCGTTAGGGTGATACCCAACTTCAACAACCTTACCTGGTTTTGCCGCTTTGACTGGTGTTCCTTTCGGTGCGCCAATATCAATTCCATAGTGAAACTTACCCCAACGAGGACCATATTCACTGGTAACTCGATAGCCTGGAAGTGGGTGTTGCCATGCACTGTTACCTCCATCATCATTGTCATCATTGTCTTTAATCGAAATAGTACCAGCAACTTGCCAACCACTGNACTTGGTGGCACTACATCCAGGAATGCTGATTTTCTTCGTGTCATCGTTGCTGGGTCAATATCCCAGATATGGGTGGCTCCATCCTGTAGATTTCGCCAGAGAATATCAGAAACATTGTCTCCATTAAAACTATTGACTGGTTTGGGAGGACTTTGCGGTGCTTTGGAACTTATAACTTGATCGGGATTATTGTAGAACTTCTCAAACATCTCCTTGAGGAAGTTCAACCAAGAAGGACTCTCTAAAGTGCCAAAAACCTTCAAGAAATTATTCAGCGAGGCTTGTTTAACTTGATCGGGACTTGGTTGAGGTTCAGGTTGAGGATTAGGATCGTTCCTTGGTATATAAACCACTTGACCTACAGGCAATTCTGGTGCTTCTGCACTGGTAAAAGGTGTTGTTCCGGCTGGGTCTTTAGTGATTTCCGTCCAACGATCGCCATCACCTAATTCCCGTTGAGCAATTCCCCAAAGACTATCCCCAGCTTTCATTTCATAACGGTAACGAACCGCACGTTCCATCGGAGTAACTTTTCCTTCGCCACTCCAAGTAGTCGGAACAACTTGCAACTCAGGGTTATATTCCTCTGGTTTAGTCGCCTTAGCCAGAAGCACTGCCGCTACCATATTTAGTAATCCCAATCCAGTTTCGAGATCCGCATTAGCTGTTTTCAAATCGGTCGCAGTCGATTTGAGAAGGTCAATCACTTGACGATAACTTAACTCAGGATTTGCCGCCCAAACTTGCGAGACAGCCCCCGTTACTTTCGCCGTCGCAACAGAAGTACCATCCATCGCACCGACACCATCTCCCACAGTGGACATCACCGGATTCTCTAATGTGCCACCATCGGCAACAATATCTAAGCCATTGCCATAACTTGAATAGGCAGCGCGGTCAAACCCTTTCCAAGCAGAAGTTTCACCATCAATTTGTTCAGCAGCACCAACGGTAATAATGTTATCAAACTGTTGGGAAGCTTGACCTAAAGCAGACATCACTCCACCATCATTACCCGCAGCCGTCACAACTAAAACATTATTTTGGCGAGCATATTCTAAAGCAGCCATTTCTAAAGGTGTAAACTCATAACGAGTAGTAACACTACCATCAGGATTAATTTGCGTTAAATCCAAACTTAAATTAATCACCGCATTCGGCTGTCCCGAATCTCTGGCTGCATCCACAAATTCCACCAAAGATTCTGCCCATTTCCCAGAACCTATTGCTCGTCCCACCCAAAGAGGTGCATCATCATTAATACCGTCGATACCAATGCCATTATCTTGTTCCGCAGCAATAATTCCTAGGACGTGAGTACCATGTTCGTTACCTTCACCTGGTTCTAGTAAAGGATTATCATCACCATCAACTCGGTCTTTTCCTAAAACAATCCGACTGTAGTCAAGATCCGGATTATTACCACTAAAACCAGTATCAATCACACCAACCAAAGGCTGCTGTTCTCGTGCAAACTCAAAACGTACAGGAGGACGAGTCGGAGTTGACTTAACAGTAGGTTGAGTGACTGGCGGTTTAGAGATAGGATTTTGAGCAGGTTCCTCTGTTACTGGTGGCGTAGTTATAGCTTCTTTGCTAACCACGGTTTCATCCTCCACAACCGAAGAAGCGACTTCTTCAACAACTACCTCACCATTGTTGATCTCAGTAATTTCCTCAGTTGTATGAAGTTCGTTTAATGGTTCAGAATTTACCTCAGTAATTTCCTCAACAGGTTCACTTACTGGTGGAGAATCGTGAACATTAATTGATTCTTCAAAAATTACAGGTTCATCCTCTGCAATTGGTTGTTCAACCACAGCTTCAGAGACTACAACAGGTTCAGTCTCTTCAGTTGTCTCACTTTCCTCAGCTACAGGTTCAACAACCTCAGTTTCCGTTTCGCTGACAGTTTCTTCAGCTACAACTTCGGGAGTTTCACTTTCCTCAGCTACAGGTTCAACAACCTCGCTTTCCGTCTCGCTAACCGTTTCAGAGACTACCGCGTCCGGGGTTTCAGTTTCTTCTGTAGGTGTTTCAACTACTTCAGTTTCCGTCTCGCTGACCGTTTCAGAGACTACTGCATCCGGAGTTTCAATTTCCTCAGCTACAGGTTCAACAACCTCAGTTTCCGTTTCGCTGACCGTTTCAGAGACTACTGCATCCGGAGTTTCGCTTTCTTCTGTAGGTGTTTCAACTACTTCAGTTTCTGTCTCGCTGACCGTTTCAGAGACTACAACTTCGGGAGTTTCAGTTTCTTCTGTAGGTGTTTCAACTACTTCAGTTTCCGTTTCGCTGACCGTTTCAGAGACTACCGCATCCGGAGTTTCGCTTTCCTCAGCTACAGGTTCAACGACCTCAGTTTCCGTTTCGCTGACCGTTTCAGAGACTACCGCATCCGGAGTTTCAGTTTCCTCAGCTACAGGTTCAACGACCTCAGTTTCCGTTTCAGAGACTACCGCATCCGGAGTTTCAATTTCTTCTGTAGGTGTTTCAACTACTTCAGTTTCCGTCTCAGTTACCGTTTCAGAGACTACCGCATCTGGGGTTTCAGTTTCTTCAGCTATAGGTTCAACAACCTCAGTTTCCGTTTCACTGACCGTTTCAGATGTAGGTGTTTCAACGACTTCAGTTTCCGTTTCGCTGACCGTTTCAGAGACTACCGCATCCGGAGTTTCAGTTTCTTCAGCTACAGGTTCAACGACTTCAGTTTCCGTTTCACTGACCGTTTTTTCGACTACAACTTCGGGAGTTTCACTTTCCTCAGCTATAGGTTCAACAACCTCAGTTTCCGTTTCACTGACCGTTTTTTCGACTACAACTTCGGGAGTTTCACTTTCCTCAGCTATAGGTTCAACAACCTCAGTTTCCGTTTCACTGACCGTTTCAGATGTAGGTGTTTCAACGACTTCAGTTTCCGTTTCGCTGACCGTTTCAGAGACTACCGCATCCGGAGTTTCAGTTTCTTCAGCTACAGGTTCAACGACTTCAGTTTCCGTTTCACTGACCGTTTTTTCGACTACAACTTCGGGAGTTTCACTTTCCTCAGCTATAGGTTCAACAACCTCAGTTTCCGTTTCACTGACCGTTTTTTCGACTACAACTTCGGGAGTTTCGCTTTCCTCAGCTACAGGTTCTTCAGTTACCTCATCAGTAGTTTCGGTTTCTTCAGCTACAGGTTCAACGACCTCAGTTTCCGTCTCAGTTACCGTTTCAGAGACTACTGCTTCGGGAGTTTCAGTTTCTTCAGCTACAGGTTCGACAACCTCAGTTTCCGTTTCGCTGACCGTTTCTTCAACTATAACTTCGGGAGTTTCAATTTCTTCTGTAGGTGTTTCAACTACTTCAGTTTCCGTTTCGCTGACCGTTTCAGAGACTACAACTTCGGGAGTTTCGCTTTCTTCAGCTACAGGTTCAACAACCTCAGTTTCCGTTTCGCTGACCGTTTCGGAGACTACCTCATCAGTGGTTTGAGTTTCTTCTGTCGGTGGTTCAACGACCTCAGTTTCCGTCTCAGTTACAGTTTCAGATGTAGGTGTTTCAACTACTTCAGTTTCCGTTTCGCTGACCGTTTCTTCAGCTACCTCATCAGGAGTTTGAGTTTCTTCAGCTACAGGTTCGACAACCTCGGTTTCTGTCTCAGTTACCGTTTCAGATGTAGGTGTTTCAACAACCTCGGTTTCTGTCTCAGTTACCGTTTCTTCAGTTACCTCATCAGTGGTTTCAGTGTCTTCTGTAGGTGGTTCAACAACCTCGGTTTCCGTTTCAGTTACAGGTTCTTCAATTACAGGTGGTTCTGGGGTTACAGGTTCAGAAACGACTTCATCGATAATTGGTTCTGGTTCTGGAGTGAGATATGCGTCAGTATAAGCAAGTAAAGCTTGACCTAAATCAGAATTACGCCATTCTCGTCCTGGATCAATAACTTCATCTAAGTGTACTGCTTTGGCTACAGCACCGCGTACTTGGAAGATAACGTCATTATAGTCTCGGTCGGTCCAGTGGTCTACCCGGAAGTCTTCTAGGACGAAGGTATTACCGTCACCAGTTACGTCTGCGATTTGTTCGATGTGGAAGCCGTCTAAGGGGTTAGCTGCGGATAAACTAAATAAAGGACGTTTGTTATAGTCGGTTGCACCATCGAAGACTTCTTGTACTGTCCCGTTAGGAACTAACATGACACCAAATTTGTCTCCGGGACGCATTTGGAAGGTTTTGACTCCTTGATATTCTCCTTGGTTCCAATCTTGTTCACCAAGTTGACCGGAAAATCTTGCTGCTTCGCTGAGGTCAGAAATAACGACGTGACCTGCTTCGGAGTCGGAAAGTGCGCGATTAGCTGCTTCGTGGATGAATTCAGAGGAACCTGGTGTAAATTCTTCCATTCCTTCCAGGTTAAAGATGGCTAATTCTCCTTCGTAACCACCACCGTCAAAGAGGAAATCGATTCCGACTAAACCTGTTTCTCCGACGGTGAAGACTCCATTTTCAAATAAGGAATTGGTGTCTGCTACTGCATCGGTGGATTCTATATGGTTATCTATTATTGAGGTGTTTTCTTCAGTTTGACTGGTTTGGGAGTTGTCGGTGGTAGACTCGGTGAGTGAATCTTCGCTGGTATTGTCTACGGGTGTTTCAACGATTTCGCTATCTTCAGGTTCGCTAATTTCGGAATTGTCAGTAGTAGACTCGACGAATGAATCTTCGCTGGTATTGTCTACGGGTGTTTCAACGATTTCGCTATCTTCAGGTTCGCTAATTTCGGAATTATCGGTGGTAGACTCGGTGAGTGAATCTTCTGTGGTATTGTCTACGGGTGTTTCAACGATTTCGCTAACTTCTGACTCTGAGGTTGCAACTACTTCCGTGTCTTCAGATTCACCAATTTCTGACTCTTGCGTAACCTCTGAGACTATATCCTCGTTCTCTACTATGTTATCTAACTCGCTTGGTTCTGAGTTGGCATTATCTTCAGTAACATCTAACCCCAGATTTTCTGTCTGTGCTGTTTCGTCAGTTACTAAATCTTCTGCGTCTGTGGAAGTTTCACTGGTAGCTTGGGAAACTTCGTCGTCTCCAGTTAACTCTGCTACTTCTTCAAGTTCGCTAGTAATTTCTGTCTGAGAAATAGGATCGTCTATTTCTGTTGTTTCTTCGCTATCAGGAATTTCTGATGATTCGGTGATAAAGGGAATTTCTTCGATTTCGCTATCGAACTCGCTGCTATTTAAGTTAGTGTCAACTATACTGTCATCTGCTTCATCGCTGACTATTTCTGAATCGATTGTATCTTCTCCATCCCAGTTGTCTGTTTCAGAAATGTCTATTTCGTCAATGTCTATTTCTGGGACAGATAAGGCTACGGGGTCTGGTGTATCATCTGTACCGTCTAAGATTCCTGAAGGTGTCAGGATTGGTTCGAGGATAAAGGTTTCTATTTGCTGTTTTGGGTGAGTTTTTGGGGATTGAAAACCTTTTGCACGAGTACGTTTTGAGGATTTTTTCTGCAAGAAAGAAAAGATAGACATGGTTTTTGACAAGTAGTAGTGTTAGATGCAGTAAACAAGATAGCTAAGAAAGAGTAGTTTCTAGTTTATTTTGTAGCTAGGTTGCTCTCTGGGAAATAGTTTCGCTGGTTAAGTCTCGTTTTTATACTTGAAGAGACTTGGGCGACAACTTTTGGTAATTTGCACAATTAAGCGCTATTTTGAGGCGCTTTGCTGGAATTAATTTAGTTTGATGTTATCCCGATTGACTTAAAAATTAGGCTTGGATTGGTAATTAATGACTTTGGAGTTAGCCAAGATAATAATTGGCAAGGTTTTCGGAAATAATGTAGTAGTTTCATCAATACACCCTGCTTGGTAAGTAAGCTGAATTTTGCAGTATTTAAATAAGCCTGCATCTTCTTTATTCCTTTTCGATAGTAAATTTATTTGACGAATATTACCTCAGTGAAGCTACGGAATTATCGACGGAAAAGTTATAACTTTTTCTTGAATTTATCCAGGCTAATTCCAATGAATTCATGAAAATTTTTCCTACTTTCAAGTAAGTCTAAATAAGTCAATTATTTTGGGGTAAACGAATCTGTAAACACGCTACGTCTCAAAAATTTGTAGCCTGTTTTATTGATTGGTGAAAGCAATTTTTGCTTTCGATTGGGAAGAAAGATGAGCGATTCTCAACTGTCTCCTTACTCTCTTCTCTTGGTGTTGACTGCTTTTTTTAGGCGTGAGTACACATTTCTTAACAAAATACAAAGTGAGCTAGAATAAAAGAAAGGGGCGATCGCGCGATCGCCCCCACAAAACAATGTTAAAATTAACCAAGTCTTAAATTAACCTGGTAACAGCTACGATTTTAGAACAAATGTACTAATACTCGCTCCTTTTATTCAGTTTCTTGATTACTACGACGCTGACGTTGCCATAACAGCATTGCACCTATAGCACCAAAACCAATCATAGCCAAATTATAACCAGATTCGGGAACAGAACGAGCATCTGCAATGTAATCCCCTCCTAGTGAATTATCTCCAGGATTAAACGAATCGTCGAGAAGATTACCTACATCCCCAAATACCTCTTCCACACAAGGAAACGAAAATCCCAGACGAAAACTTGCAGCATTTGTAGGTACTACACCTTCTCCAGTTAAG includes:
- a CDS encoding transposase; amino-acid sequence: MNYDPHLHKRRSIRLKGYDYSQPGAYFVTICVNQRLPLLGKIENTPASNRGDRGGIAPTPASNRGNRGGIAPTFYPSEAGEMVQTVWNEIPEHYPGVELDAFVVMPDHIHGIIILTGNHACRGSAPVPTPASNWGNQLNRGDEAIANLGNQSNRGNHGGIAPTVRGNQSNRGNHGGIAPTPASNRGDRGGIAPTWDGLNLGDVVHRFKSLTTTKYRHGVYERQWQPFLKRFWQRNYYEHIIRNQKSLAEIRDYIYNNPFVWEYELDHLEKYHPPLLK
- a CDS encoding M23 family metallopeptidase, encoding MSIPGCSATKXSGWQVAGTISIKDNDDNDDGGNSAWQHPLPGYRVTSEYGPRWGKFHYGIDIGAPKGTPVKAAKPGKVVEVGYHPNGWGNFVRINHGNDFQTIYAHLSSIDVHKGQTVSGGQKIGNVGSTGYSTGPHLHFETRVYPFRWKTDNRNPRNYINF